One segment of Streptomyces sp. YIM 121038 DNA contains the following:
- a CDS encoding FAD-dependent oxidoreductase yields MRTVIVVGASLAGLYAVRELRAQGFDGRVVVIGAEPHAPYDRPPLSKTFLTGPTPGTRIATGLGPGTAVEPGLALADAEELAELDAEWLLGVPASGLDTGSRAVLLVDGRAVVGDGVVIATGARARPLPGPPLTGVHTLRTLDDARALRTALTRGPRRVVVIGGGFIGAETASSCVTLGHDVTVVEAAPLPLVPQLGADMAAFCADLHRRGGARLLTGTGVAGLRPALRTASGSDPGARVAAVELADGRLLPADVVVVGIGAQPNTAWLEGTSLDGGAGELRGGVPCDEGCVTVLPQVVAVGDVARVGGVGGAGAGAGAGAGAGATARVGGVRVEHWTNATEQPRVAVRNLLAARTVETVNSLPYFWSDQYGSRIQFAGHRSASAAVRVREGGAAPGDGGFLAVYEDEGCPTAVLAVDRPRAFMRARRELRAGRAAAV; encoded by the coding sequence CCGCCCGCCCTTGTCCAAGACCTTCCTCACGGGCCCCACACCCGGCACTCGCATCGCCACCGGGCTGGGCCCCGGCACCGCCGTCGAGCCCGGCCTCGCCCTGGCCGACGCCGAAGAACTCGCGGAACTGGACGCCGAGTGGCTCCTCGGCGTCCCCGCGAGCGGGCTCGACACGGGTAGCCGTGCGGTGCTGCTCGTCGACGGCCGCGCGGTCGTCGGCGACGGCGTCGTCATCGCCACCGGCGCACGGGCCCGGCCCCTCCCGGGCCCGCCCCTCACCGGGGTCCACACCCTGCGCACCCTCGACGACGCCCGCGCCCTGCGCACCGCGCTGACCCGCGGCCCCCGCCGGGTCGTGGTGATCGGCGGCGGTTTCATCGGCGCGGAGACGGCCTCCTCGTGCGTGACGCTCGGCCACGACGTCACCGTCGTGGAGGCCGCCCCGCTGCCGCTGGTCCCCCAACTGGGCGCCGACATGGCCGCGTTCTGCGCCGACCTGCACCGACGGGGCGGCGCACGCCTGCTCACCGGTACCGGCGTGGCGGGCCTGCGCCCCGCACTGCGCACGGCCTCCGGGTCCGACCCCGGAGCCCGGGTCGCCGCGGTGGAGCTCGCCGACGGCCGTCTGCTCCCCGCCGACGTGGTGGTCGTCGGCATCGGCGCCCAGCCCAACACCGCGTGGCTGGAGGGCACATCGCTCGATGGCGGCGCCGGAGAGTTGCGCGGTGGAGTCCCGTGCGACGAGGGCTGCGTAACCGTGCTGCCGCAGGTCGTGGCTGTGGGTGACGTAGCCCGCGTCGGCGGCGTTGGCGGGGCCGGGGCCGGGGCCGGGGCCGGGGCCGGGGCCGGGGCCACTGCCCGTGTCGGTGGTGTCCGCGTCGAGCACTGGACGAATGCCACGGAGCAACCTCGGGTAGCCGTACGCAACTTGCTCGCCGCCCGCACCGTGGAGACCGTGAACTCCCTCCCGTACTTCTGGTCGGACCAGTACGGCTCCCGCATCCAGTTCGCGGGCCATCGCTCCGCCTCGGCCGCGGTCCGTGTGCGGGAGGGCGGTGCCGCCCCGGGCGACGGTGGCTTCCTGGCCGTGTACGAGGACGAGGGGTGCCCGACGGCCGTCCTGGCCGTGGACCGCCCGCGCGCGTTCATGCGAGCCCGCAGAGAGCTACGGGCCGGGCGCGCGGCCGCGGTGTGA